In a genomic window of Allomeiothermus silvanus DSM 9946:
- a CDS encoding SDR family oxidoreductase, producing the protein MRLDGKVYLLTGGGGAVAASIAEVFAGAGARLALADIHGETVKERAEKLGGLGFGLDLTDYAATQALVGEVQSRMGRLDGLIHTVGGFAFGPVRDADPEVYDRMFERNVKTLFYAVRAVLPVLLEQKEGFIAGFAAAPAWEGKGPHKALYAAAKSAAATFLRSVDGELEGTDIRVAILYPMGTIDTPDNRQDLPGADPSQWIDPREIAQALLFAASRSRRGRVLELPIFPPR; encoded by the coding sequence ATGAGACTGGACGGAAAAGTCTACCTCCTCACCGGTGGCGGCGGAGCGGTGGCGGCCTCGATCGCAGAGGTTTTCGCCGGGGCGGGGGCCCGGCTGGCGCTGGCTGATATCCACGGGGAGACGGTCAAAGAACGCGCGGAGAAGCTGGGTGGGCTGGGGTTTGGCCTCGATCTTACCGACTATGCCGCCACCCAGGCCCTAGTAGGCGAGGTGCAAAGCCGAATGGGGCGTTTGGATGGGCTGATCCACACCGTGGGCGGTTTTGCTTTCGGGCCGGTCAGAGACGCCGACCCGGAAGTATATGACCGGATGTTCGAGCGCAACGTGAAGACCTTGTTTTACGCGGTTCGGGCGGTACTACCCGTGCTGCTCGAGCAGAAAGAGGGCTTTATCGCCGGGTTTGCCGCGGCACCCGCCTGGGAGGGGAAGGGACCCCACAAGGCCCTGTATGCTGCCGCTAAAAGCGCTGCTGCTACCTTCTTGCGTTCGGTGGATGGGGAACTCGAGGGCACCGATATTCGGGTCGCGATCCTCTACCCCATGGGCACCATCGACACTCCGGACAACCGCCAGGACCTGCCCGGCGCTGATCCCAGCCAGTGGATTGATCCCCGCGAGATCGCGCAAGCCCTGCTGTTTGCGGCTAGCCGCAGCCGGCGCGGGAGGGTGCTCGAGCTTCCCATCTTTCCTCCGCGATAG
- a CDS encoding ABC transporter ATP-binding protein, producing MAGIRVENIEKVFGRVKALDGVSLEVRDQEFVVLLGPSGCGKTTLLRIIAGLEHAEAGRVFIGARDVTTLPPRSRKIAMVFQNYAVFPHLSVFENIAFGLRMQKASPERVKTQVGRAATLMHIENLLERYPAQLSGGQRQRVAVARALAVEPEVLLMDEPLSNLDALLRLEMRAELKRLLAESRTTTLYVTHDQVEAMSLADRIAVMNAGRLVQYDEPMKVYQDPADTFVGGFIGSPPMNFLRLPVEGNQAKMQSFALDLPIPPPGQEVLLGVRPEDLEAHLEPQPQSFPAQVLVVEPLGPHLLLTLMHEQQPLKVTVPPDFATRPGQTLWLRPQPGRLRWLDPSSGRALAR from the coding sequence ATGGCTGGAATCCGAGTGGAAAATATCGAGAAGGTCTTCGGCAGGGTGAAAGCCTTGGATGGGGTTTCTCTCGAGGTGCGCGACCAGGAGTTCGTGGTGCTGCTGGGGCCTTCGGGCTGTGGCAAGACCACCCTGCTCAGGATCATCGCGGGCCTCGAGCACGCCGAAGCGGGCCGGGTCTTTATCGGAGCACGCGACGTGACCACCCTTCCCCCGCGCTCCCGCAAGATCGCTATGGTTTTTCAGAACTACGCGGTGTTCCCCCACCTCAGCGTTTTCGAGAACATCGCCTTCGGACTCAGGATGCAAAAGGCTTCGCCCGAGCGGGTCAAGACCCAAGTAGGCCGGGCCGCCACCTTGATGCATATCGAGAACCTGCTCGAGCGCTACCCCGCGCAGCTTTCGGGTGGGCAGCGCCAGCGGGTGGCGGTAGCGCGGGCGCTGGCGGTAGAGCCCGAGGTGCTGCTGATGGACGAACCCCTTTCCAACCTCGACGCCCTGCTGCGGCTGGAGATGCGGGCCGAACTCAAGCGCCTGCTGGCGGAAAGCCGCACCACCACCCTCTACGTGACCCACGACCAGGTGGAGGCCATGAGCCTGGCCGACCGCATCGCGGTGATGAATGCCGGGCGGCTGGTGCAGTACGACGAGCCGATGAAGGTCTACCAAGATCCCGCCGACACCTTCGTGGGCGGCTTTATCGGGAGCCCACCGATGAACTTCCTGCGGCTTCCGGTGGAGGGAAACCAGGCCAAGATGCAATCCTTCGCCCTAGACCTGCCTATACCCCCGCCGGGCCAGGAGGTGCTGCTGGGGGTGCGCCCGGAAGACCTCGAGGCCCACCTCGAGCCCCAGCCCCAGAGCTTCCCCGCCCAGGTGCTGGTGGTGGAGCCGTTGGGGCCGCACCTGCTGCTCACCCTGATGCACGAGCAGCAACCCCTCAAAGTGACCGTCCCCCCCGACTTTGCCACCCGGCCCGGGCAGACCCTCTGGCTCAGGCCTCAGCCCGGGCGGCTGCGCTGGCTCGACCCCTCGAGTGGGCGGGCCTTAGCGAGGTAA
- a CDS encoding zinc-dependent alcohol dehydrogenase translates to MGTQLSFTAPRRVGLEEYPDPPLQPGEVRVRTLYSGISAGTELTQYRGTNPYLEKRWDPVRRLFVPDRAGLEYPLRGIGYEQVGRVVEVGSKVRRLEVGQVVWGSWGHRSSVILSEEVAASRALGPSSGLWAQGTESWNPLLGIFARIGAIALNMVHGAEIRLGDTVVVFGLGVVGIITAQLARLNGAEVLAVDGVQKRLELAEKLGTPTIDFRQGSPAEAIKALTQNRGADVTLEVTGSYAALHEAIRATAYNSRVVVGGFFQGEGAGLRLGEEFHHNRVQLVCSQTSGVHPALDHRWDRLRLEQTVMRLAIEGRLELMALVSHVFPAPEAARAYELLDQRPAEAVQVVLDFQEIA, encoded by the coding sequence ATGGGAACCCAACTCAGTTTTACCGCTCCCCGCAGAGTCGGGCTCGAAGAGTACCCCGACCCTCCGCTGCAACCCGGCGAGGTCCGGGTGCGCACCCTTTACTCGGGCATCTCGGCGGGCACCGAACTCACCCAGTACCGGGGCACCAACCCCTACCTCGAGAAGCGCTGGGACCCCGTGCGGCGCCTCTTCGTGCCGGACCGGGCAGGGCTCGAGTACCCCCTGCGGGGCATCGGCTACGAGCAGGTGGGCCGGGTCGTGGAGGTGGGCTCAAAGGTGCGGAGGCTCGAGGTCGGGCAGGTGGTCTGGGGCTCCTGGGGACACCGCAGTTCGGTGATCTTGAGCGAGGAGGTCGCGGCTTCGAGGGCGCTCGGACCGAGCAGCGGGCTCTGGGCTCAAGGAACCGAAAGCTGGAACCCGCTGCTCGGCATCTTCGCCCGGATCGGCGCGATTGCCCTCAACATGGTCCACGGCGCGGAGATTCGGCTGGGGGATACGGTGGTGGTGTTCGGGCTGGGGGTGGTGGGGATCATCACCGCTCAGCTCGCCCGGCTGAATGGGGCCGAGGTTCTGGCGGTGGACGGGGTGCAGAAACGCCTCGAGTTAGCCGAGAAGCTCGGCACACCAACGATAGATTTCCGCCAAGGAAGCCCCGCCGAAGCCATCAAAGCCCTCACCCAGAATCGGGGGGCCGATGTGACCTTGGAGGTCACCGGCTCCTACGCCGCCTTGCACGAGGCGATCCGGGCCACCGCCTATAACTCCAGGGTGGTGGTCGGGGGATTCTTCCAGGGCGAAGGAGCCGGGCTCCGGCTGGGCGAGGAGTTCCACCATAACCGGGTGCAACTGGTCTGCTCCCAGACCTCCGGGGTTCACCCCGCTCTCGACCACCGCTGGGATCGGCTCCGGCTCGAGCAGACTGTGATGCGGCTGGCTATAGAGGGGAGGCTCGAGTTGATGGCGCTGGTCTCACACGTCTTCCCCGCCCCGGAAGCCGCCCGAGCCTACGAACTCCTCGACCAGCGTCCGGCGGAGGCCGTGCAGGTGGTTTTGGATTTTCAGGAGATAGCATGA
- a CDS encoding carbohydrate ABC transporter permease yields the protein MNLRILYLLLAIVLALWVIVPIFLIATLAFSDRSSVFAWPKGILPQQFSLETISFFFGVEGVGKAIRNSFVVAGLTLLFALLLGAPAGYALARYRFAGADAYRVLILLTRAFPLAILAIPLSVQFIHLGLYDTPLGVALVHTTLALPFAVLVTSSLFLGIPKELEEAAWTLGCSRVQAFVRVVLPLALPGLAATAIFAFVISWNEVFAATLLTLRERTLPAFLLTALNDSPLPFRFAGGFFLIVPALVFIFVIRRYLFTLWGIANR from the coding sequence ATGAACCTCCGCATCCTGTACTTGTTGCTGGCGATCGTGCTGGCGCTGTGGGTGATCGTCCCCATCTTCCTGATCGCTACTTTGGCCTTTAGCGACCGCTCCTCGGTGTTCGCCTGGCCCAAGGGGATCTTGCCCCAGCAGTTCTCGCTTGAGACCATCTCCTTCTTCTTCGGGGTGGAGGGGGTCGGCAAGGCCATCCGCAACAGCTTCGTGGTCGCCGGTCTGACCCTGCTGTTCGCCTTGCTCTTAGGCGCCCCCGCCGGGTACGCGCTGGCCCGCTACCGCTTCGCCGGGGCCGACGCCTACCGCGTCCTGATCCTCTTGACCCGGGCCTTTCCGCTGGCCATCCTGGCCATCCCGCTCTCGGTGCAGTTCATTCACCTGGGCCTCTACGACACCCCCCTGGGGGTGGCCCTGGTGCACACCACCTTGGCCCTGCCTTTCGCGGTGCTGGTGACTAGCAGCCTCTTCCTAGGGATTCCCAAGGAACTCGAGGAAGCCGCCTGGACCCTGGGGTGCAGCCGGGTCCAGGCCTTTGTCCGGGTGGTGCTGCCCCTGGCCCTGCCGGGCTTGGCCGCCACCGCCATCTTCGCCTTCGTGATCTCCTGGAACGAGGTCTTCGCCGCGACCTTGCTGACCCTGCGCGAGCGGACCCTCCCGGCTTTCTTGCTCACCGCGCTCAATGACTCGCCGCTCCCCTTCCGCTTCGCCGGGGGTTTCTTCCTCATCGTGCCCGCGCTGGTCTTCATCTTCGTGATCCGGCGCTATTTGTTCACACTCTGGGGAATCGCGAATCGGTGA
- a CDS encoding MGH1-like glycoside hydrolase domain-containing protein has translation MSLEREAIRILRANDRGGFTIPTAGLYPFQWLWDAGFSALGWMKFDEARAWQEFERLFEGQWANGMLPHIVFHRPEATYFPGPDRWGTRHTPPTSGITQPPVVASFVRMMLEQAEDQTLAQTKARALYPKILAYHRWFKRERDPANTGLTNTFHPWETGADNSPAWDEALARVPVDPTLPPYTRRDTSHVDPSQRPHQAEYDRYLSLLEVYKRCDYDQLRLHRECPFRVVSLIIDCVLHRANRDLAWLSARFGFGDETEIAGWLEASQGAIEALWDEEAGLYYNYDRVQDAPIRVGTSASFLPLYAGTSSPQRAHRLVRTLESWAEQVRYLVPSTDPGHPSYEPQRYWRGPVWAIMNYLIAQGFAEYGYPEAAERIHQDTLKLAELSGFSEYYHPTTGAGLGGGEFSWTAAMALWWEVSPWAH, from the coding sequence ATGTCGCTCGAACGAGAGGCCATCCGTATCCTGCGGGCCAACGACCGGGGCGGCTTCACCATCCCCACCGCCGGACTGTATCCCTTCCAGTGGCTATGGGACGCGGGCTTTAGCGCCCTGGGCTGGATGAAGTTCGACGAAGCGCGGGCCTGGCAGGAGTTCGAACGGCTCTTCGAGGGCCAGTGGGCCAACGGCATGTTGCCACACATCGTCTTCCACCGGCCCGAAGCCACCTACTTTCCCGGACCGGACCGCTGGGGAACCCGCCACACCCCGCCCACCTCGGGCATCACCCAGCCCCCGGTGGTGGCCAGCTTCGTGCGGATGATGCTCGAGCAGGCCGAGGATCAGACCCTGGCCCAGACCAAGGCTCGAGCCCTCTATCCCAAAATCCTGGCCTATCACCGCTGGTTCAAACGCGAGCGCGACCCCGCCAACACCGGCCTAACGAACACCTTTCACCCCTGGGAGACCGGGGCCGACAACAGCCCGGCTTGGGACGAAGCCCTGGCCCGGGTGCCGGTGGACCCCACCCTGCCCCCCTACACCCGCCGCGACACCAGCCACGTAGACCCCAGCCAGCGCCCCCACCAGGCCGAGTACGACCGCTATCTGTCGCTGCTCGAGGTCTACAAGCGCTGCGACTACGACCAGCTTCGGCTGCACCGAGAATGCCCCTTCCGGGTGGTGAGCCTGATCATCGACTGCGTGCTGCACCGGGCCAACCGCGATTTGGCTTGGTTATCCGCACGGTTCGGCTTCGGCGACGAGACCGAGATCGCGGGGTGGCTCGAGGCCAGCCAGGGGGCCATCGAGGCGCTCTGGGACGAGGAGGCCGGGCTCTATTACAACTACGACCGGGTACAGGACGCACCGATCCGGGTGGGGACCTCGGCTTCCTTTTTGCCCCTCTACGCCGGAACCAGCAGCCCCCAGAGGGCTCACCGGCTGGTGCGGACGCTGGAAAGTTGGGCCGAGCAGGTACGCTACCTGGTCCCCAGCACCGACCCCGGCCACCCCAGCTACGAGCCCCAGCGCTATTGGCGCGGCCCGGTGTGGGCCATCATGAACTACCTCATCGCCCAAGGGTTTGCCGAGTACGGCTACCCCGAAGCCGCCGAGCGCATCCACCAGGACACCCTCAAGCTAGCGGAACTCTCCGGTTTCAGCGAATACTATCACCCCACCACCGGGGCCGGGCTGGGCGGCGGGGAGTTTTCCTGGACGGCAGCGATGGCGTTGTGGTGGGAAGTATCTCCATGGGCGCACTGA
- a CDS encoding sugar phosphate isomerase/epimerase family protein — protein MKLAAQEHLLPGGSLLEKWAFAQSAGFDGIEILVKSRAEFGERLPELREAAQSGVVLSSICLAGGPFIGEFDPEKRREALERMKLLLETAPQIGARGVVTPAAYGIFSKRLPPFEPPRSAEEDHRILLEALRTLGEHARKVGTTLFFEPLNRYEDHMVNTLEQAAAYCQETGLESVKVIADLYHMNIEEAQLPSSIRKAGKHLAHVHLADSNRLEPGAGHSDFASALAALRETGFDGFMAFEGRLSGPAEQVLPVSAHRLRFWP, from the coding sequence ATGAAATTGGCCGCTCAGGAACACCTTTTGCCTGGAGGCAGCCTGCTCGAGAAGTGGGCCTTTGCCCAGAGCGCGGGCTTTGACGGGATCGAGATCCTGGTCAAGAGCCGCGCCGAGTTCGGCGAGCGCTTGCCCGAGCTACGAGAAGCCGCCCAGTCCGGCGTGGTGCTGTCTTCGATCTGTCTGGCGGGCGGGCCGTTTATCGGGGAGTTCGACCCGGAGAAACGCCGGGAGGCCCTCGAGCGGATGAAGCTCCTGCTCGAGACCGCCCCCCAGATCGGGGCGCGCGGGGTGGTCACGCCCGCCGCCTACGGCATCTTCTCCAAACGCTTGCCGCCCTTCGAGCCGCCACGCAGCGCGGAGGAGGATCACCGCATCCTGCTCGAGGCCCTGCGCACCCTGGGCGAACACGCCAGGAAGGTGGGCACCACCCTCTTCTTCGAGCCTTTGAACCGCTACGAGGACCACATGGTCAACACGCTCGAGCAGGCCGCGGCTTACTGCCAGGAAACCGGCTTAGAATCGGTCAAGGTGATCGCCGACCTCTATCACATGAACATCGAGGAAGCCCAGCTTCCCAGCTCGATCCGAAAGGCTGGCAAACACCTCGCCCACGTCCATCTAGCCGACTCCAACCGCCTCGAGCCCGGCGCCGGTCACAGCGACTTTGCCTCGGCCTTGGCCGCCTTGCGGGAGACCGGGTTCGACGGCTTCATGGCTTTCGAGGGCCGCCTGAGCGGCCCCGCCGAGCAAGTTTTACCAGTCTCAGCGCACCGTTTACGGTTCTGGCCATGA
- a CDS encoding ABC transporter substrate-binding protein — protein MKGKKWWSVGLAGLGLAVLGALAQGGTLLFVSTQFTPIEEAQRMRQVILKDAPVKVEFVPEDNAPFTTRILSEARAGKVNVSLVGGLHGDFPPLIQAGAMDNVDDVMAQLKDRKFSATFVNLGKMGTPNQLYIPWMQATYIMVANKQALQYLPAKASVNTLTYSQLKEWGANLQKATGKRLLGFPAGPRGLMHRFTQGYLYPSYTKSAVSKFRSDEAENMWAEFKEIWQYVNPQSTTYDFMQEPLLSGEVWVAWDHIARLRDALNQRPNDFVAFPAPIGPYGRGFMPVLAGLGIPKGAPNRAGAVATIEYLTRPEVQIATLVQNGFFPVIQIKLPDNLPQGIRMGAEAISKQSQSGVALPSLLPVGLGSKGGEYNKVFQDAFARIILRGEDIRRVLDSEATNLRRVINDTKAPCWSPDPASNGPCPVN, from the coding sequence ATGAAGGGCAAAAAGTGGTGGTCGGTAGGACTCGCTGGGTTGGGACTAGCCGTGCTGGGCGCGTTAGCCCAGGGCGGCACGCTCCTGTTCGTCTCCACCCAGTTCACCCCCATCGAAGAGGCTCAGCGGATGCGCCAGGTGATCCTCAAGGATGCCCCGGTCAAGGTGGAGTTCGTACCCGAGGACAACGCCCCCTTTACCACCCGCATCCTTTCCGAGGCCAGGGCCGGGAAGGTCAATGTGAGCCTGGTGGGCGGCCTGCACGGTGACTTCCCCCCGCTGATTCAGGCCGGGGCGATGGACAACGTGGACGACGTGATGGCCCAGCTCAAAGACCGTAAGTTCTCCGCTACCTTCGTGAACCTGGGCAAGATGGGCACGCCCAACCAGCTTTATATCCCCTGGATGCAAGCCACCTACATCATGGTGGCGAACAAGCAAGCTTTGCAGTACCTCCCGGCCAAGGCCAGCGTCAACACCCTAACCTACTCCCAGCTCAAGGAGTGGGGCGCCAACCTGCAAAAAGCCACCGGCAAGCGGTTGCTGGGTTTCCCGGCAGGGCCCAGGGGTTTGATGCACCGCTTCACCCAGGGTTACCTCTACCCCTCCTACACCAAGAGCGCGGTGAGCAAATTCCGTAGCGACGAAGCCGAGAACATGTGGGCTGAGTTCAAGGAGATCTGGCAGTACGTCAACCCCCAATCCACCACCTACGACTTCATGCAGGAGCCGCTGCTATCCGGTGAGGTGTGGGTGGCCTGGGACCACATCGCCCGGCTGCGCGACGCGCTCAACCAACGGCCCAACGACTTCGTGGCCTTCCCCGCCCCTATCGGCCCTTATGGGCGTGGCTTCATGCCGGTCCTGGCCGGGCTGGGGATTCCCAAAGGTGCTCCCAACCGTGCTGGTGCGGTCGCCACCATCGAGTACCTAACCCGCCCCGAGGTACAGATCGCCACCCTGGTACAAAACGGGTTCTTCCCGGTGATCCAGATCAAGCTGCCCGACAACCTGCCCCAGGGTATCCGCATGGGGGCTGAAGCCATCTCCAAACAATCGCAGAGTGGCGTAGCCCTGCCCAGCCTGTTGCCGGTGGGCTTGGGGTCTAAGGGCGGGGAGTACAACAAGGTCTTCCAGGATGCCTTCGCCCGCATCATCCTGCGGGGCGAGGACATCCGCCGGGTGCTGGATAGCGAGGCCACCAACCTGCGGCGAGTCATAAACGACACCAAGGCCCCCTGCTGGTCGCCCGACCCCGCCAGCAACGGCCCTTGCCCGGTGAACTGA
- the metF gene encoding methylenetetrahydrofolate reductase [NAD(P)H] codes for MKIHTQFAPGKPLFSFEFFPPKTEEGEAQLFRTLHILKPLQPAFVSVTYGAGGSARGKTVEWVERIKREVGLEVMAHLTCVGATREEIGEVLEQLRQVGAENLMAVRGDPPKGQREFRPVEGGFRYASELVAFIRERYGDAFSIAGGAYPEGHPECTSLEADLHNLKHKVDAGLDFLVTQLFFNNALYLGFVERARRVGIEVPIVPGLMPITNLAQVRRFTEMCGASLPVPLLAQLEKFADDPQAVLEIGVEHTTRQALELLEVGAPGIHFYTLNKSPATRWVVENLRSRVRAL; via the coding sequence ATGAAGATTCATACCCAGTTCGCCCCAGGCAAACCGCTGTTCTCCTTCGAGTTCTTTCCGCCCAAAACCGAGGAAGGCGAGGCCCAGCTTTTCCGCACCCTACACATTTTGAAACCGCTCCAGCCAGCCTTCGTTTCGGTGACGTATGGGGCGGGGGGGAGCGCTCGAGGCAAGACGGTGGAGTGGGTGGAGCGGATCAAGCGCGAAGTGGGGCTCGAGGTGATGGCCCACCTGACCTGCGTGGGCGCGACGCGCGAGGAGATAGGTGAGGTGCTGGAGCAGTTGCGTCAGGTAGGGGCCGAGAACCTCATGGCCGTGCGGGGCGACCCCCCTAAGGGGCAGAGGGAGTTCCGTCCCGTAGAGGGTGGCTTTCGCTACGCCAGCGAGCTTGTGGCCTTCATCCGGGAGCGCTACGGCGACGCGTTCAGCATCGCTGGGGGTGCTTACCCCGAGGGACACCCGGAGTGCACCAGCCTCGAGGCCGACTTGCACAACCTCAAACACAAGGTCGATGCCGGGCTGGATTTTCTCGTCACCCAGCTTTTTTTCAACAACGCCCTATACCTGGGCTTTGTCGAGCGGGCCCGCAGGGTAGGGATCGAGGTTCCCATCGTGCCGGGGTTGATGCCCATCACCAACTTGGCTCAGGTGCGCCGCTTCACCGAGATGTGCGGGGCCAGCTTACCGGTGCCGCTGTTGGCGCAGCTCGAGAAGTTCGCCGACGACCCGCAGGCGGTGCTCGAGATCGGGGTGGAACACACCACCCGCCAGGCGCTGGAGCTGCTCGAGGTGGGGGCTCCGGGGATTCACTTTTACACCCTCAACAAATCTCCTGCCACCCGCTGGGTAGTTGAGAACCTGCGCAGCCGGGTGCGCGCGCTATAG
- a CDS encoding carbohydrate ABC transporter permease: MRSERYIPYLLVLPSVLFLLFLFAWPLVEALLLSIRGAGGEWTLENFQRMAADLYFKDAIKYTVLLAVVVVPLQVVLALCLALLLGGIGKGRDLFLYVWTIPLGISDLAAGIVWLAIFTERGYLNSFLQALGVIQEPRLWLNYETPAMLFLAVVAAEVWRATAIVFVILVAGLQLIPKEYGEAAEVFGASPWRRFWKVTLPLLTPSLQVALILRTILALEVFAVVVALGGRNLPVLAGEAYYWYNAYQNPGVAAAYSVLILGISVLATLLYLRLMRSREVA; this comes from the coding sequence ATGCGCAGTGAACGCTATATCCCCTACCTGCTCGTCTTGCCGAGCGTGCTGTTTTTGTTGTTCCTGTTCGCCTGGCCGCTGGTAGAAGCCTTGCTGCTCTCGATCCGGGGGGCGGGCGGGGAGTGGACGCTGGAAAACTTTCAGCGGATGGCGGCGGACTTGTACTTCAAGGACGCCATCAAGTACACCGTCCTCCTGGCAGTGGTGGTGGTACCTTTACAGGTAGTGCTGGCTTTGTGCCTTGCGTTGCTACTGGGGGGGATCGGCAAGGGCCGCGACCTCTTCTTATACGTCTGGACCATTCCCCTGGGCATCTCCGATCTGGCTGCGGGGATCGTCTGGCTAGCCATCTTTACCGAGCGGGGCTATCTGAATAGCTTTCTGCAAGCCCTGGGGGTGATCCAAGAACCCCGGCTGTGGCTCAACTACGAGACCCCGGCGATGCTCTTCCTAGCGGTGGTGGCGGCGGAGGTCTGGCGGGCCACCGCGATCGTCTTCGTGATCCTGGTGGCGGGCTTGCAGCTCATCCCCAAGGAGTACGGCGAGGCCGCCGAGGTCTTCGGGGCCAGCCCCTGGCGGCGGTTCTGGAAGGTGACGCTGCCCCTGCTGACCCCCAGCTTGCAGGTGGCGCTGATCCTGCGGACGATTTTGGCTCTGGAGGTCTTCGCGGTGGTGGTGGCGCTGGGCGGGCGCAACCTGCCGGTGTTGGCCGGGGAGGCCTACTACTGGTACAACGCCTACCAAAACCCCGGCGTGGCCGCGGCCTATTCGGTGCTGATCCTGGGGATCTCGGTGCTGGCTACGCTGCTTTATTTACGGCTGATGCGCTCGCGGGAGGTGGCATGA
- a CDS encoding DedA family protein: protein MDLATLVEQISYLGIFAIVLLETGFLVGFFLPGDTLLITVGLLVAAEKMSLPVSLLALFLGSVLGNNLGYYWGRLLGPRLKTRVRPDLYARGQRFFARFGALAIVLGPFVPVVRTLTPFLSGSLGVPWPRFALLNLIGSILWTQGVTLAAWRVGEFFPHLDRYILLIVALGVLVGAVPAGLEYLRHRGGLSKKKSKSQQPPPGQQP, encoded by the coding sequence ATGGATTTAGCCACCCTCGTCGAGCAGATTTCCTACCTGGGCATTTTCGCCATCGTACTGCTCGAAACCGGTTTCCTGGTGGGGTTTTTCCTCCCCGGCGACACCCTGCTGATCACCGTGGGCCTGCTGGTCGCGGCTGAGAAGATGAGCTTGCCGGTGTCGCTCTTAGCCCTGTTTTTGGGTTCGGTGTTGGGCAACAACCTGGGCTACTACTGGGGACGGCTGCTGGGACCGCGGCTTAAAACTCGGGTCCGCCCCGACCTCTACGCACGGGGTCAGCGGTTCTTTGCCCGCTTTGGTGCGCTGGCGATCGTCTTGGGCCCCTTTGTGCCGGTGGTGCGCACCCTGACCCCCTTCCTCTCGGGTTCGCTGGGTGTTCCCTGGCCGCGCTTCGCCCTTTTGAACCTCATCGGGAGCATCCTCTGGACCCAAGGCGTTACCCTAGCAGCGTGGCGGGTGGGAGAGTTCTTCCCTCATCTAGACCGCTACATCCTGCTGATTGTGGCCCTAGGGGTGCTGGTGGGGGCGGTTCCGGCGGGCCTCGAGTATTTGCGCCACCGCGGGGGGCTATCGAAGAAAAAGTCAAAGAGCCAACAACCCCCTCCGGGCCAACAGCCGTAA
- a CDS encoding LacI family DNA-binding transcriptional regulator, whose translation MGFFGPDGGFVPDSNSPDIRQVAALARVSIATVSRVFNNPSRVSPATREKVRAIAERVGYRPNPLGQRLRKGRTEAVGLVIQTPPGRSLEPFFLELMAGLGEGLGDAGLDLLVTTCHSPTQELTHYRRLVEGQRVDALVLARTRHSDERIKYLLQQDLPFVVQGRSDAIQQPFPYLDIDGEEGFFVATRYLLELGHRRIALIAAPRDFNFALHRLRGYRKALEAAAVPAQAEWVLEGDLSEESGYRLALELLSLPQPPTALLCANDLMALGALHALRERGLRAGREVSVIGYDDISPAHYTDPPLTTLRQPFRAMGRRLVEMLLARMDGVPAQKLQEVWAPELVIRGSVGPCMETSISPRSGAASVSPQSGGG comes from the coding sequence ATGGGGTTTTTCGGCCCCGATGGAGGTTTCGTGCCCGACTCCAACTCTCCCGATATTCGCCAGGTGGCAGCCCTTGCCAGGGTCTCGATCGCCACGGTCTCGAGGGTGTTCAACAACCCCTCACGGGTGAGCCCGGCCACCCGCGAGAAGGTGAGGGCTATCGCCGAGCGCGTGGGCTACCGCCCTAACCCCCTGGGACAGCGGTTACGCAAGGGGCGCACCGAGGCGGTCGGGCTGGTGATCCAGACCCCACCTGGGCGCTCCTTGGAGCCGTTTTTCCTCGAGCTAATGGCCGGACTGGGCGAGGGGCTGGGCGACGCCGGACTGGATTTGTTGGTCACCACCTGCCATTCTCCCACCCAAGAGCTGACCCACTACCGCCGCTTGGTGGAAGGCCAGCGGGTAGACGCGCTGGTGCTGGCCCGCACCCGCCACTCCGACGAGCGCATCAAATACCTGTTGCAGCAAGACCTACCTTTCGTGGTGCAAGGGCGCAGCGACGCGATCCAGCAACCCTTTCCTTATCTAGACATTGACGGGGAGGAAGGCTTCTTCGTAGCAACCCGGTATCTGCTGGAACTGGGCCACCGGCGGATCGCCCTGATCGCCGCACCGCGGGATTTCAATTTCGCCCTGCACCGGCTGCGGGGATATCGCAAGGCGCTCGAGGCTGCCGCCGTCCCAGCCCAGGCGGAATGGGTGCTCGAGGGCGACCTCAGCGAAGAGAGCGGTTACCGCCTCGCTCTCGAGTTGCTCTCGCTGCCCCAGCCGCCCACCGCCCTTTTGTGCGCCAACGACCTGATGGCCCTGGGGGCCTTGCACGCCCTGCGCGAGCGGGGCCTCCGGGCCGGGCGGGAGGTCTCGGTCATCGGCTACGACGATATCTCCCCCGCCCACTACACCGACCCCCCGCTCACCACGCTCAGACAGCCGTTCCGGGCAATGGGTCGGCGGCTAGTGGAAATGCTGCTGGCCCGCATGGACGGTGTCCCGGCGCAAAAGCTCCAAGAGGTCTGGGCTCCCGAATTGGTGATCCGGGGCTCGGTCGGACCCTGTATGGAGACGTCCATTTCACCGCGCAGCGGGGCGGCGTCGGTTTCGCCGCAAAGCGGGGGAGGGTAA